The ANME-2 cluster archaeon DNA window TCCTGACCGTATAATTAATTTTTGGTTTTAATCCGGTAAAAAAATAGGAATTCCCACCACTACTTGAGGCTATTGTCTTTGACCCCTGTAGTACCTCAATACCAGCATCGTTATCAGAACTCACCCAAAGATTTGCATAATCCTTTACCAGTATTGCCTCGCCGTCCCCATATTTCGGGCGCCCGGGCACATCCAGGATGGAAAGTATAGTAGGAGCCACATCTTCCTGTCCATGGATATCACTTACAACGCCGGGAACAATATTGGAAGAAACAATGAACAGCGGCACGGTTAGTGCCTCAGGTGACCCGTAATCTTCTGACGCATGCCCGCCCCTGGCCGCATCAGATGTCTTGAATGCCATGCCGTGGTCAGCGGTAATAACAAGGGCGGTGTTACTTTCCCATGCAACGGTATACAACGGTTCAAGCTTGTGATCAATCCCTTCAATGGTATCTCGATATCCCTCCACTCCGCGGTAATGTCCGCCACTGTCCACCACACCCACATTAATGGTCAGGATATACCTCATACCAGGGTACTGGTTAGACATCAGTGAAACCATATCAGCGGCTGCATCCAGCTCCCAATCCGAATAAGCAACATAACTGTCAATACCGGTCGTCCCTTCCAGATAAACAGGAAGTTTTCGTTCCCAGTATTCAAGTTCGTCTATTATACCGGCCGGGACCTCATTACCATTGACCTGTACCTTAAGAGTAGGTTCAGTAATGGAATTGTCCTCGCTATAGAGAATGACATCCTGTTCGCCTCGCACACCAGAAGCATCACCTTTGTGCATGAGCGCAATAGAGATGAAATCTTCATCTTCGAGCACGTCATAAATAGTAGCGTCAGCATACGCCACCATTTCGGGTTCAGCCCCCGAATAACCGCTCACTATCACCGAATGGGCAGGCCCGGTCCTGGGATCAGGTACGCTAATGTAAGGCAGCAGCACACCTTTTGCAGCAAGGCTGTCCATAAATGAAACATCCGGAGGGATGATAAGACTCCCATCCAGTGCCGCAGGGACCATGCCGGGGCTCACATATCCTGACCCCATGCCGTCCACTATGAGGAGAACCATGTTTTGGGGAGGATTGGTCTCGCTTACCTTGATAGAGGTCTGTGCTGCTCCCAGAGATGTAAAAAACGACACACATAGAAGTAATACTATCACCAGTTTCAGATGCTTCCCCACGATAACCCTCATATTCACAACCACCTAAAATTCAAGTATATTCAGCAGGTCCTGCATCTTAACGATATTATCATTTTCACCAAGGATAAAGGCTATTACTAAAAAGCGGTCATGCGGGTATGCTATTAATTCACCCATCCGGGCATTGTCAACCATGTAACTACCTTTCATGGCAGGTGCCCTGTTGTACTGGGTCTCTGACAATTCCCATGGAATACCACTTTCGGTATAGGAAAAATTCTCAGGGGTCACTGCATAACCAGCCATCTCCGGTGACCTTTTATCAATCACATTGATAACTACCCTGTGATTACCAGGCTTATCGAACATCATGGTCAGTGTTCCTTCACCGCTATAGTTGGTCTTGTAGTTCCAGTCTCCAGTCAGTTTGTCAGGTATGATACGTTCCATGTCAGCTACACCAAGCGGGGACGGCAATAAACTCATCATTGTGGCAGCTGGTTGTGATGGGGGTGCCAGTAATGGCTTCGGACCATCAGCATTGATGAGGAAATATCCTGAAACGGGGATAAATACTACAATAAAAAGTAAGATGGAAGGTATCAACCTGAAAAGCTTCTTTGTTTTCTTTTTTTT harbors:
- a CDS encoding sulfatase-like hydrolase/transferase, which encodes MRVIVGKHLKLVIVLLLCVSFFTSLGAAQTSIKVSETNPPQNMVLLIVDGMGSGYVSPGMVPAALDGSLIIPPDVSFMDSLAAKGVLLPYISVPDPRTGPAHSVIVSGYSGAEPEMVAYADATIYDVLEDEDFISIALMHKGDASGVRGEQDVILYSEDNSITEPTLKVQVNGNEVPAGIIDELEYWERKLPVYLEGTTGIDSYVAYSDWELDAAADMVSLMSNQYPGMRYILTINVGVVDSGGHYRGVEGYRDTIEGIDHKLEPLYTVAWESNTALVITADHGMAFKTSDAARGGHASEDYGSPEALTVPLFIVSSNIVPGVVSDIHGQEDVAPTILSILDVPGRPKYGDGEAILVKDYANLWVSSDNDAGIEVLQGSKTIASSSGGNSYFFTGLKPKINYTVRISNGDGLLEQVVRLDVDRAISFGASTDEVDGTRRDGWNWRKVIASILILLVITGGMMVIYRLEH